In Subdoligranulum variabile, the genomic stretch CCTTGAAGTCCAGCAGGTACAGTTCCAGTTCCCGGGGACTGTAGCGGCAGCACATGCTGTGGATCATGACCTCCAGCAGGTTGGACTTGCCTTTGCCCGGGGCGCCGGTGATGAGCACGTTGTGCAGCTGGGTGTTCTTGTCGCCCAGGCGCAGGGTAACGGTCTCCAGGCCCACCTTGCCCAGGCTGCAGTCGATGCCCTCCGCCGTGGACCCGGTCCAGCAGTTGCGGGTATCCTCGATGCTGTCGAAGGGGATGGTCACCACCGAGGTCTTCTCCGACCGGGCGGTGTAGTCTGCCAGGAAAGCGTCCGCCTCCCGGGCCTCCCAGGGGGTGAAGGTCATCTCCAGGGTGGGATAGCTGCCGGGGATCCAGCTGCCGCCGGACTGTCGGCTGATGACCTGGGCCTTGGGCAGCAGGGCGGCGGCATCCCGCAGATGTCCGGGATCCACCGCGAACAGGAAGGCACAGCCCGCACGCACGCCGTTCTCCGCCGCACGCAGCAGCTGTTTGCGCAGGGACTCGTTTTTCAGCCAGTCCCGGCCGGCCACCACGTAGAGCCGCAGCTGCCCCACCGCCTGCTGGGCTTTGGTGCGCAGTTCCAGCAGCGAGGCATACCGGCCTTTCAGCAGACCGTCGGTGGCCACGATCTCCCGGGAGAGGGTCTCCAGTTCACCGGAGAAGTGTTCCGGCGTGGCCAGCATGGTGTACTGCTCCAGTTCCGAGAAGCAGGAAAATGTATTTTTCAGTTCGGGGTTGTAGACGCAGACCCGGATCTGACCGGGGGCCGTCTGGTCCAGCACGCTGAAGATCAGGCTGCGCAGCGCGGGGAAAAGGTCCTCCTCCGGGGCGGCCAGCAGCAGGTTCCCGTGCCCCAGGAAGGGCAGCAGGAAGGGGGCCGCGGCGTCCTGACTGAGCTGCCGGAAGTGGAGCGTGCCCACCCGCAGGTATTCCGCCGCCTGGAGAATGGGCTGTTCCGTGCCGCCGCTTCCCGCCAGCTGCCCCTGCAGCTGCTGCACCAGGGCGGAGCAGCGCTGCCGCGCCTGCTGCTGTACGGCGGCGATCCGGCTGTCCAGTGCCTGGGCGGCGCTTTCCCGCAGCTGACGGCGGCGGCTGAGGAGCTTCTTTTTCTCCCGCTCCACCGCAAACTGCGTGCGCCCGCAGGCCTGGCAGAATTCAGTATACTGTTTTTGGATGTCCTGCCGTTCCACAGGCTTTGCCCCCCTCTCCCCTTTTGTCAGCGGGCCACCACCACTTCCGCCGGGCGGATCACCTTGTCCCCCCGCCGGTATCCCTGGCGGATGACCTGGGTGATGGTGTTGACCGGATGCGCCTCGCTGGCCGGCACCACCGAAAGACAGCTGTGGATCCGCGGATCGAACTGCTCCAGCTGCTCGATCTGCTCGATGCCCCGCCGGGCCAGGATCTCCAGCAGTTCCTCCAGCACCGAATCGGTGAAGGCATCGCTCTGGGTGCGGTTGTAGATCCGGTCGCACAGCAGGATGAGCTCTTTCACAAAAGCCAGGATGCGCTCATCCTCCGCCGAGCGGATCAGCAGGGTATTGGACTGGGCCAATTTTTCCAGCGCGGCGTTCTTGGTCTTGTCGTCCATGAGCCGCCGGGCAAACAGGTCCCGCAGCTGCGTCACCTCGGTAAAGACTTCGTCCAGGGTATGCTGCGAAGCTGTTTCGGCCATATCGGGCACCTCCCCCGTACTTCTCAGCCGATGGGCATGCTGTCCATCCGCCGGATGGCGTTTTCCACCGTTTCCTCGTCCATGTTCAGGGCGCGGTCGATCTCAAAAGTGCCCACCGTCCGGCGGGCGGTATCGTCAAAGAGTTCCACATAGACGGTCTGGTCGATATCGTAGGCATAGAACACCGTGAAGGGTGCCCCTTTGGGATAGGCCGGGATGGGGATATCCTTGCTGCCGATGACCACCGCGTACCGGACATCGCTGTCCTCCCCCTGGGTCACCCGCACGAAAATGCTGGACTGGTTGTCCTGCACCGTCATGGCGTGGCGCTCCCCCTTGGTGGGGATCTTGGCGTTCTTGGGGATGACCACGAAGTTTTCCTCCTGGTCGTTGTCGTTGAGAAGGATCACCCCCAGGGCCTGGGAGGTCACGTCCGAGATGGTCAGCACCATATCCCCGGCGGGGGCCGGCACCAGATCGCCGCTTCCTTGCGCCGGTCCGTCCTCCGCCTTCTCCTGCTCGCAGACATAGGCCTGGATGGCGGCCCCCAGGGCCACCGCTTCGTCAGGGTTCACGTTCAGCTCCGGCTGCTTGCCGGAGATCTGCCGCACCATGTTGCGCACCATGGGCATCCGGGTAGAGCCGCCGATGAGCAGCAGATGGTCGATGTCCGCCCACAGCTTGCCTGCGGCCTCCATCACATCCTCCACCAGTTCCTGGGTGGTGCGCAGCAGGTCCCGGGTGAGTTCCTCGAACTGTTCCCGGGTGATGCGCACCCGGTACTGCTTGCCCCGCACCGACAGGATGATGTTGGCCTGCTGAATGGTGCTCAGGCTCTTTTTGGCCAGCTCGGATTTTTCCCGGATCTCAGCCACCAGGGCGTCGTCCAGCGAAAGGTCGCTGCCCGCCCCCTGCTTTTCCAGCTCCTCCATGACATAGTTGGCAATGCGGTTGTCGAAGTCGAAGCCGCCCAGATTGCGGTTTCCGTCGGTAGCCAGCACATCGAAGGTGCCGTCCCGGATCTCCATGATCGTCACGTCGAAGGTGCCGCCGCCCAGGTCGTACACCAGCACCGTGCCGTTGCTTTCGTAGTTGAGGCCGTAGGAGATGGCCGCCGCCGTGGGTTCGTTGAGCACCCGCAGCACGTTGAGCCCCGCAATGCGCCCGGCCTGACGGGTGGCTACCCGCCGGGTATCGTCAAAGTAGGCCGGTACCGTGATCACCGCATCGGTGACCTCCTCCCCCAGGGCCAGCTCGGCATCATTCTTCAGCTTTTTCAGGATGATGGCCGAGATCTCCTCCGCTGTGTAGACGTTGCCGCTGGTGGATTCAAACCGCCAGCCGGGATCCCCCATCTGCCGCTTGACAAACTGCACCACATCCAGCGGCGAGGTGGCCGCCGAATGTTTGGCCATATCCCCCACCAGCGGCTCGTCGCCGCCGTTGCCCACATCGGGGAACAGCACCACCGACGGGGTGATGTTCTGCCCCTCGCTGTTGGGCAGGATGGCCGGTTTGCCGTCCGGCTGCAGCACCGCTACCGCCGAATAGGTGGTCCCCAGGTCAATTCCGATCGCTCGTCCCATACTTGCCGCCTCCCGCAACAAACTTCAGCTGTTGAACTTGATGAACAGATCCGCCGGAAACACATGCAGCCCTTCGATCATCTCCCGGGTGGAACGGATCTCGTGGAAGAGGAACACCAGGGAAAGATAGGTGCACCAGGACATGTGCCGCTTGCCCGATTCCAACCCGCTGTAGGTCTGCCGGGAGATCCCCAGCAGATTGGCCAGCTCCTCCTGCGAAATATCTGCCTTGGCCCGCAGCGCCGCCAGATTTTCCTGCAGGACGGCAATGCTGACCTTCTGATAATTTTCCGACACCGACCATTTTTCCCGAATCACCGAATCACCTGCCATCTCCCCGGCGGATCTTCACCGAAGCGCCTCTTGTATCGTTATATTAGATATAATTATCTTACAATTTGTCAACATATCTGTCAATATGTATATTCAATTTCCATTCCACCCGACCCAAAATTCTTCTAACGTACGGTGATTTTTTTTGCACATTCACCACAGCAAAAGCCCTCCGGCTGTTTCAGCCGGAGGGCTTTTTGGCTTTTGGGAATGAAAACTCAGATCTGCAGGGCAGCTTCCAGGGCGGCCTGGGTGGCGGTCACTGCATTGCCGGGGGCCTGGGCGGCCTCACCGATGACGACCACCTGGGGGGCCACCTTCTCGGCGTCTTCCTTGAGGGCCGCGTTGCTGCGGGAACCCATGGCCAGCACCACGGTGTCGTAGCCGCGCATGGAACCGCCGGTGCCGTCGGCCAGCTGGTAGTCCACGCCGTCGGGGTAGAAATGGCTGACCCGGGCGCCGGGCTGCAACTGGACATGGTTCTCGGCAAAATTCTCGAACATGTAGCGGCGGTTCTCGGGGGTGACATCGGCGGCGATGACGGTCTTCATCTCCACGATGCCCACGGTGTAGCCGCGCTCGGCCAGGAACTCGGCCGCTTCACAGCCCACCATGCCGCCGCCTACCACCAGGGCCTTCTGGCCGCAGGTGACCTTGCCCAGCAGCAGGTCCTGGGCGGTGACGTAGCCGCAGGTGTCCAGACCCGGGATGGGCAGCACCAGCGGCACCGAACCGGTGGCCACCACGATGGCGTCGGGGGAGAGGCTGCGCAGCGTCTCCTCGGTGGCGTTGACGCCGCAGCGCAGGTCCACACCCGCCTGCTGGCACTTGACGATCATGGAGCGGATGGCCTCGGACAGCTGGCCCTTACCGGTGGGGAAGGACGCCACGCGGAAGTTGCCGCCCAGCTCCTCACACTTTTCCAGCAGGGTCACGCTGTGGCCGCGCACGGCGCAGGCCCAGGCCGCATACAGGCCGGCGGGGCCGCCGCCCACGACCACCACCCGCTTCTTGTTCTCCACGGGGGTGAGCACGTGTTCCTGGCCCACGCAGGGGTTCAGGGCGCAGGTGATGGCCTTGCCGGCAAACATGTTGGGAACGCAGCCCAGCAGGCAGCCGATGCAGGGGGTCATGCTCTCCAGCTGGTTGTTGCGGGCCTTGTTGGGCAGCTCGGGGTCGGTGATGCTCTGACGGCCGAAGGCGATGAGGTCGGCACGGCCCTGCTTGACCAGCAGCTCGGCGTACTGGGGCTCGGTGAAGCGGCCCACGGCGATGACCGGGATGCTCACCGCGCGGTGGATCTCGCTGACCAGGTCGGCGTTGAAGCCACCGTGGGTGATGCCGGGGGCCCACATGAACTCGTCATGGAGATGGACGGCACGGGTCACGTGCAGGGCGTCCACGCCGCACTCCTGCTCCAGGTAGGCGGCCACGGCGGCGGCGTCCTGGACGGTCTGGCCGCCCTCCACCTCGTCGCTGGCGTTGATGCGGCAGAGGATGGGCAGGTTGCCGCCGGTCTTCTTCCGGATGTTCTCGATGATCAGGCGGGGCAGCCGCATGCGGTTCTCGAAGCAGCCGCCGAACTCATCGGTGCGGTGGTTGGTGCGCTGGGAGATGAAGGTGCTCACCAGGTAGCCGTGGGCACAGTGGACTTCCACCATGTCGATGCCGGCCTGCTGGGCGCGGCGGGCGGCATCACCGTAGCACTCGATGATGCGGTAGAGTTCCTCCCGGCTGACAGCCTCGGGCACTTTCCGGCCCTGGGCGGCGGGCACGGCGCTGGCGGCCTTCAGCGGGTAGCCGGTGAGGGCGGAGTTGCCCTCGGGGCCGGCGTGCTGCAGCTGGATGGACACCTTGGCGCCGTAGGCATGGCAGGCATCGGCCACCCGGCGGAAGCTGGGCACCGTGTCGTCCGAGAAGAGGCAGGGCTTGCGGGGGCCGCCCTTGGCCTCTTTGTAGACCACGGTGGATTCAATGGTGATGAGGCCGAAGCCGCCCTTGGCCCGGGCCTCGTAGTAGGAGAGGGACCGGTCGCTGAGGGAGCCGTCGGTGTTGGCCAGGTTGTTGCCCATGGGGGGCACCACAAAACGGTTGGGCACGGTGACGGTGCCGATCTGCACCGGAGAGAACATATACGGGAATTTCATGATGAGTACCTCCGACTGCCCTGATTACAGGAAGAATTTTTCCAGCACTTCCTGGGCAGGCATATCCTTGCCGGTGAAGAGCTTGAAGGCGGCCACGCCCTGCCACAGCAGCATGCCGATGCCGCCCACCGCGGCGGCACAGCCGGCGGCCTTGGCGTCACAGATCAGACGGGTCTCCTTGGGATTGTAGACGGTGTCGGCCACCACCAGCTCGGGACGGAGCAGCTTGGGGTCGATGAGGGTCTCGGCCTCCAGGGGCTTCATGCCCACCTTGGTGGCGTTGACCAGGATGTCGCAGCGGCCCACCGCCGCGGCCAGGGCGGCCTCGTCCTCCAGCGGGGTGATGGACACCTTGCAGTGGGGCACCGCCTTGCGCAGCTTTTCCACATTCTGCTCGCCGCGGGGGTAGAATTCATCCTTGCGGTTGAAGATGGCGATCTCCGCCGCGCCGTCCAGCGCCGCCTGGGCGCAGATGGCTGTGGCCGCACCGCCGGCGCCCAGCACCACCAGCTTCTTGCCGCTGATGGCCACGCCGTGTTCGGCCAGGTTGCGCACAAAGCCGATGCCGTCGGTGTTGTGGCCGGTGAGTTTGCCGTCCTCCCCCACGGTGACGGTGTTGCAGGCGCCGATGAGCTCCGCCGCCGGAGAGAGGGCGTCCACGCAGCCCGCCACGGCGGTCTTGCAGGGCATGGTCACGTTGAAGCCGCCCACATGGAGCAGCTTGAGGGACTCCACCGCTTCCTTGGTCTTTTCCAGGGGAATATCAAAGGCCAGGTAGGCCGCATCGATGCCGGTGCGGGCGAAGGAGTAGTTGTACATGGCGGGAGAGCCGGAATGGCCCACGGGGGAGCCGATCAGGCAGTAAAGCTGGGTATGTCCGGAAATTCTTGCTTCCATTGCAGATATCCTCCTCGATTACTTTTCCAGAATCTCGGGCCATGCCTGTTCCAGCACGGCCTTGGTGGCGTCGTAGTTGGCCTTGGCAGCGGCGGGCACGCCGTCCGCCAGGATGGCGTCGCTGATGACTTCCACGCCCACCACCTTGGGATCGATGCCCTTGTTGCGGATCATCTCCACAAAGCCGGCGGTGTTGCCGGAACCGGTGCCGGGCAGCATGCGGTCGTGCATGGACTCATCCCGGAGCACGGGGCCCGCGTAGGGATGGGCCTGCACGTCGTTGATCTGGATGGAGACCACCTTGTCGGCGGGCACATCGGCCAGCACGCTGGGGTCATAGCTCTGGTTGGCGCGGATCCAGTGCCAGGAGTCCAGGATCAGCTTGGCGTTGTCGCAGCCGGATTCCTTGACCACGGCCCAGGCCTTCTTCACATCGGGCAGGCCGCTGTAGGGCATGGGCTCCACGCCGATGGTGAAGGGCGCCGCACGGTGGCACAGTTCCCGCAGCTTCTGGGCGGTGTACTCCACCGAGTAGTTCTCCATGAGGCCGCAGTTGATGTGGTTCACGCCGAACAGACGGCACATATGGAAGCAGATCTGCTCCTTGTACTTCTGCTCGTAGGAGCGGTGCTCCTCGGCCCACTGGACGATGTACTCCACCTCGGTGACCTTCATGTCGTACTTCTTCAGGATGTCCAGGATGTCCTGGTCGAAGAGGCCCTCGTTCAGGGCGTCCACGTAGGTCTCCGCCCGCAGGCCGATGCCCTCGAAGCCGGCAGCCTTGGCGGCCGAAACCCGCTCTTCAAAGGTGCACTGGTCGCCCAGCGTCCAGGAACTGATGGTGATGGGATGTTTCTGAGACATGGTGTATTTCCTCCTAAGCGTCGTATGGGTTTTCTTTATTGCGGCTGCCCGCGGAGCGCTGCCTGCTGCAGCACTTCCCGGCAGATTTCGGCGATGGTCCGGTCCGAGGTGTCCACGGTGATGTCCGCCGCGGCCTCGTACTTGGGACGGCGCTGTTCCATCAGCGCCGCGATGTAGGCGATATCCTTGTGGCCTTCCAGCAGCGGGCGGCTGTGGTCGTCCTTCACCCGGCGCAGGATGACCTCCGGGCGGGCGGTCAGCAGCACCACCAGGCCGCTGCGGCGCATGGCCGCCACGTTTTCCTCCCGCATGGGGACCCCGCCCCCGCAGGAGACCACGCAGGGCTCGCTGTGGGAAAAGCTGTTGAGCAGCGCCGTCTCGCAGCTGCGGAAGTAGCCCTCCCCTTTCCGGGCAAAGATGTCCGAGACGGACATGCCCTCCTGTTCGGCGATGCGCTGGTCCATCTCCACCACGGGGCGGCCCAGCTGACGGCTCAGCGCCCGGGAGACCGACGTCTTGCCCGCGCCCATGAAGCCGATGAGAAACAATGTATCCATAGCCTTACTCCTTTGCGGCGGCAGCCTTTTCCTTTTTCAGGCAGCCATTGAGGTAGACCGCCAGCAGGATGCCCACCAGGGTCACGGCGATGTTGAAGAGCAGCACCAGACGGGGGCCCTCGGTGCCGCCGATGCGGGTGAGGATGCCCGCCACGCTGACCACCAGGTAGTTGGCCACGCTGGAGGCGATCATGACGATGGAGGTGATGACGCCGCGGTTTTTGGGGAACATCTCATTGGCCACGGCGGTGACCAGCTGGAGCACGCCGCCCGCGGCGAAGAAGCCCAGCAGGAAGCCGCCGGCCAGGCAGATGGCGGGGGTCTGGATGAAGTAGATGGCCACCAGGGTCAGCAGGGCGATGGTGGGATAGACCACCAGGATCTTGGCGGGTTCCACGTTGCGGCCCAGCAGCGCCGCGCTGACAAAGAGGGCCAGCACGATGCCCACCGAGTAGAAGGACTGGATCTTGCCGGGGTCGGACAGGCCGTAGAGGATGCCCAGCTCCTGGTTGCAGTTGAGCCAGAGCATGAAGGTGGTGGAGGTGGTGAAGCCCAGGCAGACCAGCACGATGGACGCCGGGGTGAAATGCATGGGTTCCTTGGCGGCCTTTTTCTCGGTGCGGGTGAAGGGCGGGAAGGGCAGGAAGGCCAGGAAGATGCCGTCCACCACGATGATGACGGCGGTGGCCAGGAAGATGGTGTGGAAGGGCAGGTTAGCGCGGGAAACTGGAATCCGTCCATCTACGATCTGCGCTTATTATAATGAGTTTGCGGAGAGAATCAACCTGGAACATTTGGACCGTATCTGTGAGGCTTTGGGCTGTCGCGTTGAAGATGTTCTTGAATATGTTCCAAGTCTCCAAAAAAAGACCGGCCAAGATCTGATTTTAGAAGATCACGGAAACCGAAAAGACCCGAAAAAATGAGACGAAAAAAGGGCGTTTAAGAGGGATTTAATACCTTCTCAAACGCCCTTTTTCTTTTTCATTTTATAAGCAAAATCTTTTCAATTTTTTTGCAAAGCAACATCCACATCGGTCCACTGGTACAAAAGGCAGAAATACTGCCCGTCCAGCAGCTTTTCGGCGGTCTGCTGCCGCTTGTCAAAAAAGAAATCGCTGGTCAGCGTGCCGTCCGCCACCAGTTCCCGCAGCGTTTTCAGCCAGGTCTGGTAGTCGGGGTCGGTGACCGCGTCGTAGGCCTGGCCGTCCTTCTGGGGCGGAATGGCGAGAAAATCCGGCAGGCAGTCGGTGAGGGAGGCATTGCCGTACTCGTTGAACTCTCCCACCCCAAAGGGAATGAGCGGTTTGCCGTCCACCTCGGGGAACTGGGCCGCCGCCCGGCGCAGGGTGTCGGCAAAGCCTTCCGGCGTGGTCATGTCGGGGCTGCCCAGGGCTTCATACAGATCCTTGCGCACCACAAAGACCATGTTGGCCGCCTGCTGGGCTTCCTCCACCCCCGCCGAAAAGCTGGGGTAGCCGTAGACATAGCCGTCGGGCTGGCGGTACCAGTCCAGCTGGTCCGCCCCCGCCACGGTATAGAAGTCGGGATCGTAGGTTTCGGCCAGCTCGTCCAGGGAATAGACGTAGCCCCCGTCGATGAGGGTGCTGACCTGGGGTTCCCACCAGCCCAGGGTGATGAGGTCGGGCAGGTCCTCCTGGCGGATCATGGCGTCCAGGGTGTCGCTGCCCGCCCCCGTGGGGACGGAAAAGTCCACCGTGACGCCGGTAGATTCGGTGACGGTGTCGGTGACATGGTTGCCGCCCCAGCCGGCGTTGAACCAGGAAAAATTCACATACCAGTCCAGCTGTACGGCCGGTGCCGCGGGCTGCTGCGGCGCCGCCGCACACCCCGCCAGCAGCAAAAGGGCGGCGGTCAGACAGACCGACCTTGCTCCCCTGTCAGTCGTCATAACCGCCGCCTCCTTGCCTTGCAGGCTGTATTTTATTTTATCATAGCACACTGTGCCGGGGGCCAGCAATCACTCCTTGACGCTGCCGGCCGAGATACTGCTGATGATGTACCGCGAGCAGAAGCAGAACACCACGATGATGGGTACCACCGACATGGCGATGGCCAGATAGGTGGCGCCGATGTTGCTGGAGATATCCTTCACCGAGTTGAGGCTGGCGATCATCATGGACAGGGTGAACAGATCCTGGTTGTTGATGAGGACCAAGGGGGTGAGGTAGTTGTTCCAGCTGCCGATGAAGGCGCCGATGGCCATGGTGGCGATGCCGGGGGCCATGATGGGCAGCACGATGCTGTGGAAGATGCGCAGCTCGCTGGCGCCGTCGATGCGGGGGGCTTCCAGCAGGGCCTTGGGCAGC encodes the following:
- the aroE gene encoding shikimate dehydrogenase, with the translated sequence MEARISGHTQLYCLIGSPVGHSGSPAMYNYSFARTGIDAAYLAFDIPLEKTKEAVESLKLLHVGGFNVTMPCKTAVAGCVDALSPAAELIGACNTVTVGEDGKLTGHNTDGIGFVRNLAEHGVAISGKKLVVLGAGGAATAICAQAALDGAAEIAIFNRKDEFYPRGEQNVEKLRKAVPHCKVSITPLEDEAALAAAVGRCDILVNATKVGMKPLEAETLIDPKLLRPELVVADTVYNPKETRLICDAKAAGCAAAVGGIGMLLWQGVAAFKLFTGKDMPAQEVLEKFFL
- a CDS encoding shikimate kinase, producing MDTLFLIGFMGAGKTSVSRALSRQLGRPVVEMDQRIAEQEGMSVSDIFARKGEGYFRSCETALLNSFSHSEPCVVSCGGGVPMREENVAAMRRSGLVVLLTARPEVILRRVKDDHSRPLLEGHKDIAYIAALMEQRRPKYEAAADITVDTSDRTIAEICREVLQQAALRGQPQ
- a CDS encoding helix-turn-helix transcriptional regulator; its protein translation is MAGDSVIREKWSVSENYQKVSIAVLQENLAALRAKADISQEELANLLGISRQTYSGLESGKRHMSWCTYLSLVFLFHEIRSTREMIEGLHVFPADLFIKFNS
- the grpE gene encoding nucleotide exchange factor GrpE — translated: MAETASQHTLDEVFTEVTQLRDLFARRLMDDKTKNAALEKLAQSNTLLIRSAEDERILAFVKELILLCDRIYNRTQSDAFTDSVLEELLEILARRGIEQIEQLEQFDPRIHSCLSVVPASEAHPVNTITQVIRQGYRRGDKVIRPAEVVVAR
- a CDS encoding FAD-dependent oxidoreductase gives rise to the protein MKFPYMFSPVQIGTVTVPNRFVVPPMGNNLANTDGSLSDRSLSYYEARAKGGFGLITIESTVVYKEAKGGPRKPCLFSDDTVPSFRRVADACHAYGAKVSIQLQHAGPEGNSALTGYPLKAASAVPAAQGRKVPEAVSREELYRIIECYGDAARRAQQAGIDMVEVHCAHGYLVSTFISQRTNHRTDEFGGCFENRMRLPRLIIENIRKKTGGNLPILCRINASDEVEGGQTVQDAAAVAAYLEQECGVDALHVTRAVHLHDEFMWAPGITHGGFNADLVSEIHRAVSIPVIAVGRFTEPQYAELLVKQGRADLIAFGRQSITDPELPNKARNNQLESMTPCIGCLLGCVPNMFAGKAITCALNPCVGQEHVLTPVENKKRVVVVGGGPAGLYAAWACAVRGHSVTLLEKCEELGGNFRVASFPTGKGQLSEAIRSMIVKCQQAGVDLRCGVNATEETLRSLSPDAIVVATGSVPLVLPIPGLDTCGYVTAQDLLLGKVTCGQKALVVGGGMVGCEAAEFLAERGYTVGIVEMKTVIAADVTPENRRYMFENFAENHVQLQPGARVSHFYPDGVDYQLADGTGGSMRGYDTVVLAMGSRSNAALKEDAEKVAPQVVVIGEAAQAPGNAVTATQAALEAALQI
- a CDS encoding helix-turn-helix domain-containing protein, encoding MPSTTMMTAVARKMVWKGRLARETGIRPSTICAYYNEFAERINLEHLDRICEALGCRVEDVLEYVPSLQKKTGQDLILEDHGNRKDPKK
- a CDS encoding sugar phosphate isomerase/epimerase family protein; amino-acid sequence: MSQKHPITISSWTLGDQCTFEERVSAAKAAGFEGIGLRAETYVDALNEGLFDQDILDILKKYDMKVTEVEYIVQWAEEHRSYEQKYKEQICFHMCRLFGVNHINCGLMENYSVEYTAQKLRELCHRAAPFTIGVEPMPYSGLPDVKKAWAVVKESGCDNAKLILDSWHWIRANQSYDPSVLADVPADKVVSIQINDVQAHPYAGPVLRDESMHDRMLPGTGSGNTAGFVEMIRNKGIDPKVVGVEVISDAILADGVPAAAKANYDATKAVLEQAWPEILEK
- a CDS encoding MFS transporter translates to MVDGIFLAFLPFPPFTRTEKKAAKEPMHFTPASIVLVCLGFTTSTTFMLWLNCNQELGILYGLSDPGKIQSFYSVGIVLALFVSAALLGRNVEPAKILVVYPTIALLTLVAIYFIQTPAICLAGGFLLGFFAAGGVLQLVTAVANEMFPKNRGVITSIVMIASSVANYLVVSVAGILTRIGGTEGPRLVLLFNIAVTLVGILLAVYLNGCLKKEKAAAAKE
- a CDS encoding Hsp70 family protein, producing the protein MGRAIGIDLGTTYSAVAVLQPDGKPAILPNSEGQNITPSVVLFPDVGNGGDEPLVGDMAKHSAATSPLDVVQFVKRQMGDPGWRFESTSGNVYTAEEISAIILKKLKNDAELALGEEVTDAVITVPAYFDDTRRVATRQAGRIAGLNVLRVLNEPTAAAISYGLNYESNGTVLVYDLGGGTFDVTIMEIRDGTFDVLATDGNRNLGGFDFDNRIANYVMEELEKQGAGSDLSLDDALVAEIREKSELAKKSLSTIQQANIILSVRGKQYRVRITREQFEELTRDLLRTTQELVEDVMEAAGKLWADIDHLLLIGGSTRMPMVRNMVRQISGKQPELNVNPDEAVALGAAIQAYVCEQEKAEDGPAQGSGDLVPAPAGDMVLTISDVTSQALGVILLNDNDQEENFVVIPKNAKIPTKGERHAMTVQDNQSSIFVRVTQGEDSDVRYAVVIGSKDIPIPAYPKGAPFTVFYAYDIDQTVYVELFDDTARRTVGTFEIDRALNMDEETVENAIRRMDSMPIG
- a CDS encoding type 2 periplasmic-binding domain-containing protein, with translation MTTDRGARSVCLTAALLLLAGCAAAPQQPAAPAVQLDWYVNFSWFNAGWGGNHVTDTVTESTGVTVDFSVPTGAGSDTLDAMIRQEDLPDLITLGWWEPQVSTLIDGGYVYSLDELAETYDPDFYTVAGADQLDWYRQPDGYVYGYPSFSAGVEEAQQAANMVFVVRKDLYEALGSPDMTTPEGFADTLRRAAAQFPEVDGKPLIPFGVGEFNEYGNASLTDCLPDFLAIPPQKDGQAYDAVTDPDYQTWLKTLRELVADGTLTSDFFFDKRQQTAEKLLDGQYFCLLYQWTDVDVALQKN